One Anaerolineae bacterium genomic region harbors:
- a CDS encoding glycoside hydrolase family 78 protein, whose product MMLLTYDLRCEYATNPLGIGTPVPRLSWKLSHPERNQRQTAYQIIAAHCAEALHEGEGELIWDSGKVSSSNSVAVEYGGSPLTSRERIYWRVRCWDAQDRPGPWSEIAWFEAALLDPRDWKADWIGYPGGWPGRALYFRRQFEVNKPVDRARLYVTGLGYHELFINGKRLGDAVLDPAYTDISARVMYRTFDIGPLLVTGPNVFAATVGNGWHGSPRLLAQIELYFADETSAFIYTEDWGGWFVTCGPVLENSIYGGETYDAREEKPGWNLPMDGIPWQGPGGWTGAMCVPPPGGVLTPQTIEPIRITDELRPCSITNPKPGVYVVDLGQNIAGWVQLRVKGERGTRVILRFAELLYPDGTVNQENLRAISPTDTYILKGEEEEVWEPRFTYHGFRYVQVEGYPGELAADSITGKVVRSSVEEAGSFICSNQLLNRIQTMVWWTERNNQHGIPTDCPQRNERMGWLNDMVARAEEAFFNFKMPRFMSKWIGDIYDAQDPVSGGVPLTAPRAWMAGRVPTEPVSVSYLETSWLLYAHYGDRRTLETYYEGYQKWLQRLTDQAKDYIVDTAWVADWAPPIDYVVPGTLLSGAPAAVMGTGFYYYGARLMARIAAILGKAEDQRRYETLAAEIGESFNRYFWDEKAGGYGTNNQSCNCFALWLGLVPEDRKARVVENLMRDVVEHGYHLTTGNVCTKYLLEALSTHGHTDIALKIATQTTYPSWGYMLENGATTLWERWELYTGHGMNSHNHPMMGSISSWFYKVLAGINITPETNGFDHFELRPRCVEDLDYVVAEHHTIRGKVESVWRREGKRLVLRVTIPVNCSADVTIPVVKTQARILEGGMCIWDRQKLSSMVSGVTFLGSNAEEVTFRVGSGVYEFVVE is encoded by the coding sequence GCGAAGGAGAACTGATATGGGACAGCGGCAAGGTGTCTTCCTCAAATTCAGTGGCTGTCGAATATGGCGGATCACCGCTGACAAGCCGGGAGCGGATTTATTGGCGTGTTCGTTGCTGGGATGCCCAAGACCGTCCGGGGCCTTGGAGCGAGATTGCCTGGTTCGAAGCCGCTCTTCTCGATCCTAGAGACTGGAAAGCTGATTGGATCGGCTATCCAGGGGGATGGCCAGGCCGCGCTTTATACTTCCGACGACAGTTCGAGGTCAATAAGCCTGTGGATCGGGCACGGCTATATGTGACTGGTCTTGGTTACCACGAACTCTTTATTAATGGCAAGCGGCTAGGCGATGCCGTCTTGGATCCTGCCTATACTGACATCAGCGCCCGCGTGATGTATCGGACTTTCGACATAGGCCCGCTACTCGTGACAGGGCCAAACGTTTTTGCCGCAACTGTAGGCAACGGGTGGCATGGATCGCCGCGATTGCTGGCCCAGATTGAGCTCTATTTCGCCGATGAGACGTCCGCCTTTATTTATACAGAAGATTGGGGCGGCTGGTTTGTGACGTGCGGACCTGTGCTAGAGAATAGCATCTACGGAGGCGAAACGTACGATGCGCGTGAGGAAAAGCCTGGTTGGAACTTGCCAATGGATGGCATCCCTTGGCAAGGTCCTGGAGGGTGGACAGGCGCCATGTGCGTCCCTCCTCCCGGTGGTGTGTTAACTCCGCAGACGATTGAGCCGATTCGTATTACCGATGAGCTTCGACCGTGCAGCATCACCAATCCGAAGCCAGGGGTGTATGTGGTGGATTTGGGTCAGAACATCGCCGGCTGGGTCCAACTGCGCGTGAAAGGGGAGCGCGGCACACGAGTGATTTTGAGATTCGCTGAGCTGCTTTACCCGGACGGTACAGTAAACCAGGAGAATTTACGTGCAATCTCACCTACCGATACCTACATTCTGAAGGGTGAAGAAGAGGAAGTATGGGAACCGCGATTCACTTATCACGGTTTCCGGTATGTTCAGGTGGAGGGGTATCCAGGCGAGTTAGCAGCGGATTCGATTACAGGCAAGGTCGTCCGTTCCTCAGTTGAAGAGGCTGGGAGTTTCATATGCAGCAATCAACTGCTCAATCGCATTCAGACAATGGTCTGGTGGACAGAGCGGAATAACCAGCATGGCATCCCAACTGACTGCCCGCAACGCAACGAGCGGATGGGGTGGCTTAATGACATGGTCGCCCGAGCTGAGGAGGCGTTTTTCAACTTCAAGATGCCGCGTTTCATGTCTAAGTGGATTGGCGATATTTATGATGCACAAGATCCCGTGTCGGGCGGAGTGCCCCTCACCGCACCGCGCGCCTGGATGGCTGGCCGCGTACCTACCGAACCCGTGTCAGTTTCCTACCTGGAGACATCTTGGCTTCTCTATGCTCACTATGGTGACCGACGCACACTGGAAACCTACTACGAAGGCTATCAGAAATGGTTGCAACGCTTGACTGATCAGGCAAAGGACTACATCGTGGATACAGCCTGGGTAGCTGACTGGGCTCCGCCCATTGATTACGTGGTCCCTGGCACACTGCTATCAGGTGCGCCAGCCGCTGTGATGGGCACGGGATTTTATTACTACGGCGCTCGTTTAATGGCGCGCATCGCTGCTATTCTCGGTAAGGCCGAAGATCAAAGGCGTTACGAGACCTTAGCCGCCGAGATCGGTGAATCCTTCAATCGGTACTTTTGGGACGAGAAAGCAGGAGGATACGGTACGAATAATCAATCCTGCAACTGCTTTGCGCTCTGGTTAGGGCTGGTCCCTGAAGATCGAAAAGCGAGGGTCGTGGAAAATCTGATGCGTGACGTTGTGGAACATGGCTATCACTTAACGACCGGCAATGTCTGCACCAAGTACTTGTTGGAAGCCTTGTCTACCCATGGTCATACAGACATTGCCCTGAAGATCGCTACCCAAACGACCTATCCTAGTTGGGGTTACATGCTAGAGAATGGCGCAACCACTTTGTGGGAGCGATGGGAGCTTTACACCGGCCATGGCATGAACTCGCACAACCATCCAATGATGGGATCGATTAGCTCTTGGTTCTACAAGGTGTTGGCAGGGATAAACATAACGCCGGAAACCAATGGATTTGATCATTTCGAACTTCGGCCGCGTTGCGTTGAGGATTTGGATTACGTTGTGGCTGAACACCATACGATTCGAGGAAAGGTGGAGTCGGTTTGGCGCCGCGAGGGGAAACGACTCGTCCTAAGGGTGACAATCCCTGTGAACTGTTCCGCTGATGTAACCATTCCGGTTGTAAAGACGCAAGCTCGTATTCTAGAGGGTGGAATGTGTATCTGGGATAGACAGAAGCTATCATCTATGGTTTCAGGTGTCACCTTTCTCGGGTCTAATGCGGAGGAGGTCACTTTTCGGGTCGGATCGGGGGTCTACGAGTTTGTCGTAGAGTAG